A single Tuberibacillus sp. Marseille-P3662 DNA region contains:
- a CDS encoding DEAD/DEAH box helicase, with product MQPTINFDRTWHDNLTEKIEADGPWAQWDLYQLAYQAEQELQIPAFKGLTAPKHLPNLDLLPHQKETAETVIEQMHGKAILADEVGLGKTIEAGLIMKEYMIRGLAKKILILVPASLVMQWATELQTKFYIPAVPQRKSYVWEQCDVVISSIDTAKKQPHKDIILEQDYDLLIVDEAHKLKNPKTKNYQFVQQIKKKFALLLTATPVQNRLDELFYLVSLLKPGYLGNAEAFSNAYRSGKDEVKNQDKLRALINQVMVRNRRQDTEMDWPKRHVESVEIPFTNEEKQMYNALNHLRNTEFAKGFSLITLQREACSSREALYMTLKKMVEADNDPQLQEAIKPVMEAIQAVETNSKAEKAVELIQQVDSKVIIFTEYRATQLYLMWYLQQHGISSVPFRGGFKRSKKDWMKQLFQNQAQVLIATEAGGEGINLQFCQHIINYDLPWNPMRIEQRIGRIHRLGQEEDVHIYNFATKNTVEEHILQLLYDKINLFENIIGELDEILTKLDLGNIDQHIKTIFEESDTEGEVKIKMDNLANVINAEREDDQKEDEAI from the coding sequence ATGCAGCCGACAATCAATTTTGACCGCACTTGGCATGATAACCTAACAGAAAAAATTGAAGCGGACGGACCATGGGCGCAGTGGGATCTGTACCAACTCGCCTATCAAGCCGAACAAGAATTACAGATTCCGGCATTTAAGGGGCTGACGGCACCAAAACACCTTCCTAATCTAGATCTTTTACCCCATCAAAAAGAAACAGCAGAAACCGTCATTGAGCAAATGCATGGAAAGGCGATTTTAGCCGATGAAGTTGGTCTCGGTAAAACGATTGAAGCCGGTCTTATTATGAAAGAATACATGATTCGTGGTTTGGCGAAAAAGATCTTAATTCTTGTTCCCGCTTCACTAGTCATGCAGTGGGCAACAGAATTACAAACCAAATTTTATATTCCAGCGGTCCCTCAACGAAAATCTTACGTATGGGAGCAATGTGATGTTGTCATCTCATCCATCGATACCGCTAAAAAGCAGCCGCATAAGGATATTATTTTAGAACAAGATTATGATTTATTAATTGTTGATGAAGCCCATAAGTTGAAGAATCCTAAGACGAAAAACTATCAATTTGTACAACAAATTAAAAAGAAATTTGCATTATTGCTGACAGCAACACCGGTGCAAAATCGATTGGACGAGCTCTTTTATCTCGTCTCTTTGCTGAAACCCGGCTATCTAGGCAACGCCGAAGCCTTTTCTAACGCCTATCGTTCCGGAAAAGATGAGGTGAAAAACCAGGACAAATTACGGGCATTAATCAACCAGGTTATGGTGCGAAACCGACGCCAAGATACCGAAATGGACTGGCCTAAACGTCATGTGGAATCAGTGGAAATTCCTTTTACAAACGAAGAAAAACAAATGTATAATGCCTTAAATCATTTAAGAAACACCGAGTTCGCTAAAGGGTTCTCACTGATTACATTACAGAGAGAGGCCTGCTCAAGCCGGGAAGCTCTCTATATGACATTGAAAAAGATGGTTGAAGCAGACAATGATCCGCAACTACAGGAAGCAATCAAACCAGTTATGGAGGCCATTCAGGCTGTTGAAACAAACTCTAAAGCTGAGAAAGCCGTCGAGCTCATTCAGCAAGTGGATAGTAAGGTGATTATCTTCACGGAATACCGCGCCACACAACTCTATCTCATGTGGTATCTTCAACAGCATGGGATCTCATCAGTGCCGTTCCGGGGTGGATTCAAGCGCAGCAAAAAAGATTGGATGAAACAGCTCTTCCAGAACCAAGCCCAGGTTCTTATTGCAACAGAAGCGGGTGGTGAAGGTATTAACTTACAATTTTGTCAGCATATTATTAATTATGATCTACCATGGAACCCGATGCGGATCGAACAGCGTATCGGTCGAATCCACCGGCTTGGACAAGAAGAGGATGTTCATATCTATAATTTTGCAACTAAGAACACTGTCGAAGAGCACATTCTTCAATTACTTTACGATAAAATCAATTTATTTGAAAATATTATCGGCGAACTGGATGAAATTTTAACAAAACTCGATCTAGGGAACATTGACCAACACATTAAAACCATTTTCGAAGAGTCGGATACAGAAGGTGAAGTCAAAATTAAGATGGACAATCTCGCAAACGTGATTAATGCCGAACGTGAAGATGATCAAAAGGAGGATGAGGCGATATGA
- the gcvT gene encoding glycine cleavage system aminomethyltransferase GcvT, which produces MSDLKRTPLYEKFQENGAKTVDFGGWELPVKFSGIKDEHHAVRERAGLFDVSHMGEVSVTGDDAEAFLQYLVTNDIKQLAAGVAQYTAMCYEDGGTVDDLIIYKLDVNNYLLVINAANEAQDFEWIQSHAGGNVNIKNISNEVAQLAVQGPEAEAIVQSLTGVSLDDIGFFNFKNHVDLAGIQSLVSRTGYTGENGFEIYCAWDDAPRLWDAIQAAGESKGLALCGLGARDTLRFEAKLPLYGQELSKDISPVEAGIGFAVKVKNEDDFIGKAALKAQKENGAPRKLVGVEMIDKGIPRTHYAVFSDDQKIGEITTGTQSPTLNKNLGLALITRDYAEKGHEVEVDIRGKRKKAIIIGTPFYKRS; this is translated from the coding sequence ATGAGTGATTTAAAACGCACACCACTCTATGAAAAATTTCAAGAAAATGGCGCCAAAACGGTTGACTTTGGCGGTTGGGAACTTCCGGTTAAATTTTCAGGCATTAAGGATGAACATCATGCCGTGCGCGAACGGGCTGGTTTGTTTGATGTCTCACATATGGGAGAAGTATCCGTGACGGGCGATGATGCTGAGGCGTTTCTGCAGTATCTCGTTACGAATGATATAAAACAACTGGCTGCGGGAGTGGCCCAATATACAGCGATGTGCTATGAAGATGGCGGAACTGTAGATGACTTAATTATTTATAAACTTGACGTTAACAACTATTTATTAGTTATTAATGCTGCAAATGAAGCGCAAGACTTTGAGTGGATTCAGTCTCATGCTGGAGGCAACGTTAATATCAAGAATATTTCGAATGAAGTGGCACAATTGGCTGTTCAAGGTCCGGAAGCGGAAGCGATTGTTCAATCGCTAACAGGCGTCTCTTTAGATGATATTGGCTTCTTTAACTTTAAAAACCATGTGGATCTTGCTGGTATTCAAAGTTTAGTTTCCCGAACGGGTTACACAGGAGAAAATGGATTTGAAATCTACTGTGCCTGGGATGACGCTCCAAGACTTTGGGATGCGATTCAGGCTGCGGGTGAGAGCAAAGGATTGGCTCTTTGTGGATTGGGCGCTCGTGACACGTTACGTTTCGAGGCGAAATTACCTTTATACGGTCAAGAATTAAGCAAAGACATTTCACCGGTTGAAGCGGGGATTGGCTTTGCTGTCAAAGTTAAGAACGAGGATGACTTTATTGGTAAAGCTGCTTTGAAGGCACAAAAAGAGAACGGGGCACCACGCAAATTAGTCGGAGTAGAAATGATCGATAAAGGCATTCCTAGAACCCACTATGCGGTCTTTTCTGATGATCAAAAAATAGGGGAGATAACCACAGGAACCCAGTCTCCTACCCTCAATAAAAATCTTGGCTTAGCTCTCATTACCCGTGACTATGCGGAAAAGGGGCATGAAGTCGAGGTTGATATCCGTGGAAAGCGTAAAAAAGCAATCATTATAGGTACACCATTTTATAAACGAAGTTAA
- the gcvPA gene encoding aminomethyl-transferring glycine dehydrogenase subunit GcvPA yields MSHYRYLPVTESDRNDMLQTIGAASIDELFADVPENIRFKGQLNVEPALSETEIYRLMNDLAEKNTHLKEVPSFLGAGVYDHYMPSVVNHVISRSEFYSAYTPYQPEISQGELQAIFEFQTMISELTGTEVANSSMYDGPTALAEAALLSVGATRKDKVIVSETVHPEAREVLQTYAKGHDLEIVTIPAKDGVTDSEKLTAAVDDDTASVIVQYPNFYGQIEPLKDLEPIAHQGKKSMMIVSSNPLSLGLLTPPGSLGADVVVGDCQPLGIPSSYGGPHCGYFATSKKYMRKVPGRLVGQTVDEDGHRGFVLTLQTREQHIRRDKATSNICSNQALNALASSVAIAALGKQGIEEMARQNVHKSRYAAKQLQTAGVTIITSGAYFNEFVVDCKGSVKDVNRRLHEKGIIGGFDLGRVNTRFENHMLIAVTEQRAKEEIDQFAEALGGVVRD; encoded by the coding sequence ATGTCTCATTATCGTTATTTACCTGTAACCGAGTCGGATCGAAATGACATGCTACAAACGATTGGTGCCGCATCTATTGATGAGTTGTTTGCTGATGTACCGGAAAACATTAGGTTTAAAGGGCAGCTTAATGTTGAACCTGCATTATCAGAAACGGAAATCTATCGATTAATGAATGACCTTGCGGAAAAAAACACTCATTTAAAGGAAGTGCCTTCGTTTCTTGGGGCAGGTGTGTATGATCATTACATGCCTTCTGTCGTTAATCATGTGATTTCCCGGTCGGAATTTTATAGTGCATACACACCTTATCAGCCGGAAATTTCTCAGGGGGAACTTCAAGCTATTTTTGAGTTTCAAACGATGATTAGTGAATTGACAGGTACGGAAGTCGCCAACTCATCGATGTATGATGGCCCAACGGCTTTAGCAGAAGCGGCGTTGCTCAGTGTTGGGGCGACACGCAAAGATAAAGTCATCGTGTCTGAAACAGTGCATCCAGAAGCTCGTGAAGTTTTACAAACTTATGCCAAAGGTCACGATTTGGAGATTGTCACCATCCCCGCCAAAGACGGTGTTACGGATAGCGAGAAGTTAACGGCAGCGGTTGATGATGATACCGCATCTGTTATTGTGCAATATCCGAACTTTTATGGGCAAATTGAGCCGTTGAAAGATTTAGAACCGATCGCTCATCAAGGGAAAAAATCGATGATGATTGTCTCCAGTAATCCACTTTCGCTTGGATTGTTGACACCGCCTGGATCGTTGGGAGCGGATGTCGTTGTGGGCGACTGTCAACCTTTGGGCATTCCGTCATCTTATGGAGGTCCCCATTGCGGCTATTTCGCCACGTCGAAGAAATATATGCGCAAAGTTCCCGGTCGTCTTGTTGGACAAACAGTTGATGAGGATGGCCACCGCGGTTTTGTATTAACCTTGCAGACGCGTGAGCAACATATCCGTCGGGATAAAGCGACGTCAAATATTTGCTCGAATCAAGCCCTCAACGCTTTGGCCTCATCTGTCGCCATAGCTGCTCTTGGCAAACAAGGTATTGAAGAAATGGCACGGCAAAACGTTCATAAGTCTCGATATGCAGCGAAGCAACTGCAAACAGCTGGCGTAACAATAATTACCAGCGGTGCTTATTTTAATGAATTTGTGGTTGATTGCAAAGGGTCTGTTAAAGATGTCAACCGCCGTTTGCATGAAAAAGGGATCATCGGTGGATTTGATCTTGGACGCGTGAATACTAGATTTGAAAACCATATGCTTATTGCTGTTACGGAGCAAAGGGCAAAAGAGGAAATTGACCAATTTGCGGAAGCGTTGGGAGGGGTTGTCCGTGATTAA
- the gcvPB gene encoding aminomethyl-transferring glycine dehydrogenase subunit GcvPB: MIKQPEQPLIFELSRTGRVAYSLPELDVPEVDLTDEFDETYIREDPPDLPEVSELQLMRHYTALSQRNHGVDSGFYPLGSCTMKYNPKINEDVARIAGLAHIHPYQEAETVQGAMELMYRLQGNLAEITGMDEVTLQPAAGAQGEWTGLMIIRAYHEARGDHHRTKVIVPDSAHGTNPASATVAGFEAVTVKSNDQGIVDLDDLKRVVGNDTAALMLTNPNTVGLFEQDISEMAAIVHEAGGKLYYDGANMNAIMGVTRPGDMGFDVVHLNLHKTFTGPHGGGGPGSGPVGVKSELSRFLPKPVLVKHNEGYAFDHNRPDSIGRVKPFYGNFGINLRAYTYIRTMGSDGLNQVSKDAVLNANYLMRRLEPYYILPYDQHCKHEFVVSGKRQKKQGVRTLDMAKRMLDFGYHPPTIYFPLVVDECMMIEPTETEAKETLDEFADTLIQIAHEAEQTPEVVQEAPHDTIVSRLDETQAARQPRLRYHAEK; this comes from the coding sequence GTGATTAAACAACCAGAGCAACCATTGATTTTTGAATTGAGTCGTACTGGACGCGTCGCTTATAGTCTTCCGGAACTCGATGTGCCAGAAGTGGATCTCACAGACGAATTTGATGAAACGTATATCAGGGAAGATCCACCTGACTTACCGGAAGTAAGTGAATTGCAACTGATGCGGCACTACACGGCATTGTCACAAAGAAATCATGGGGTTGATTCCGGATTTTATCCATTAGGATCGTGTACAATGAAGTACAATCCAAAGATTAATGAGGATGTTGCCCGGATCGCGGGATTGGCTCATATCCATCCTTATCAGGAAGCCGAGACAGTTCAAGGGGCTATGGAGCTTATGTACCGCTTGCAAGGAAATTTGGCTGAAATAACCGGCATGGATGAGGTGACTTTGCAACCGGCAGCAGGTGCACAGGGTGAGTGGACCGGACTTATGATCATTCGTGCTTATCATGAGGCGAGGGGCGATCATCATCGAACGAAAGTTATTGTCCCTGATTCGGCTCACGGAACCAATCCAGCCTCAGCAACAGTAGCTGGGTTTGAAGCTGTTACGGTTAAGTCAAATGATCAAGGTATTGTTGACCTTGACGACTTAAAACGCGTTGTTGGTAATGATACAGCGGCATTAATGTTGACAAATCCTAATACAGTCGGCCTGTTTGAGCAGGACATTTCTGAAATGGCTGCGATTGTCCATGAGGCAGGTGGCAAGCTCTATTATGACGGCGCGAATATGAATGCCATTATGGGGGTTACACGTCCTGGTGACATGGGCTTTGATGTCGTTCATCTTAATCTTCATAAAACGTTCACGGGTCCACATGGTGGCGGTGGTCCAGGTTCTGGACCGGTCGGAGTTAAATCGGAGTTGAGCCGGTTTTTACCGAAGCCAGTGCTCGTTAAGCATAATGAGGGCTATGCATTTGATCATAACCGTCCCGATTCGATTGGCCGTGTCAAACCATTCTATGGTAATTTTGGTATCAATCTACGAGCCTACACTTATATACGGACGATGGGAAGTGATGGGTTAAATCAAGTATCAAAAGATGCCGTATTAAATGCGAATTATTTAATGAGACGGCTAGAGCCATATTACATTTTGCCGTATGATCAACATTGTAAGCATGAATTTGTCGTTTCAGGAAAAAGACAGAAGAAACAAGGTGTGCGAACATTAGATATGGCCAAACGCATGCTTGATTTTGGTTACCATCCACCGACAATCTATTTTCCGTTGGTCGTTGATGAATGTATGATGATTGAACCGACGGAAACTGAGGCTAAAGAAACGTTGGATGAATTTGCTGATACGTTGATTCAAATTGCCCATGAGGCAGAGCAGACGCCAGAAGTTGTACAGGAAGCCCCACACGACACAATTGTGAGTCGTTTGGACGAAACTCAGGCAGCGCGCCAACCGCGTCTCCGTTATCACGCTGAAAAATAA
- a CDS encoding rhodanese-like domain-containing protein, whose product MQWIFPIVVIVALILYVLGRQLYQKTFLTTLTEEEFKQDYRKAQLIDVREPNEFDGGHILGARNIPMTQMKMRKSEIRKDKPVYLYCQSGMRSARAANMLKKMGHKDIYQLKGGFKKWTGKVKKKK is encoded by the coding sequence ATGCAGTGGATTTTTCCAATTGTCGTCATTGTGGCACTTATACTTTATGTATTAGGACGTCAGCTCTATCAGAAAACATTTCTAACAACCTTAACCGAAGAAGAGTTTAAACAGGATTACCGGAAAGCACAATTGATTGATGTTCGTGAGCCTAATGAGTTTGATGGCGGACACATTCTAGGAGCAAGAAATATCCCCATGACACAAATGAAAATGCGGAAATCTGAAATTAGAAAAGATAAGCCCGTTTATCTTTATTGCCAAAGTGGGATGCGAAGCGCACGCGCTGCCAATATGTTGAAAAAAATGGGCCATAAAGACATCTACCAGCTTAAAGGCGGTTTTAAAAAGTGGACCGGAAAAGTTAAGAAAAAGAAATAG
- the mntR gene encoding transcriptional regulator MntR, which produces MSPTPSMEDYIERIYLLIEEKGYARVSDIAEALEVHPSSVTKMVQKLDKDTYLVYEKYRGFMLTPKGRKLGKRLVYRHELLEDFLKIIGVHRDKIYADVEGIEHHLSWDAIDRIGDLVQYFEEDEQRISDLRDIQEKNEEEL; this is translated from the coding sequence ATGTCGCCAACACCCAGTATGGAAGACTATATTGAACGCATTTATTTATTGATTGAAGAAAAAGGATATGCTCGTGTCTCTGACATTGCAGAGGCTTTGGAAGTCCACCCCTCATCCGTAACCAAAATGGTTCAGAAGCTTGACAAAGACACTTATCTTGTTTACGAAAAATACCGTGGTTTTATGTTGACACCCAAGGGCCGGAAATTGGGAAAACGACTCGTTTATAGACACGAACTGCTTGAAGATTTTCTCAAAATTATCGGTGTCCATCGAGACAAGATTTATGCAGACGTCGAGGGGATTGAACATCACTTAAGTTGGGATGCCATAGACAGAATCGGTGATCTTGTTCAGTACTTTGAGGAGGACGAACAGCGGATTAGCGATTTACGCGACATTCAAGAAAAAAATGAAGAAGAGCTATAA
- the aceA gene encoding isocitrate lyase, translating into MNRQDQVQQLIEEWETAERWKGVERPYTAEDVVRLRGSVMIDHTLAKRGSERLWQQLNQEDYINALGALTGNQAVQQVKAGLQAIYLSGWQVAADANLSGQMYPDQSLYPANSVPSVVKRINQALQRADEVEAAEDQMTRDWFAPIVADAEAGFGGKLNVYELMKAMIEAGASGVHFEDQLASEKKCGHMGGKVLVPTKQAVENLIAARLASDVLNVPTILVARTDANAARMITSDIDPYDHEFMTGERSNEGFYYSKAGIEQAIARGLAYAPFADLIWCETSEPNLEEAQKFADAIHQKYPGKLLAYNCSPSFNWKQKLNDQTIAEFQKALGEMGYKFQFITLAGFHALNHSMFDLARKYKKTGMTAYAELQQAEFASEAHGYTATKHQREVGAGYFDEISEIISQGESSTKALVGSTEIEQF; encoded by the coding sequence ATGAACCGTCAAGATCAAGTCCAACAATTAATAGAGGAATGGGAGACAGCGGAACGTTGGAAAGGCGTAGAGCGTCCTTATACTGCCGAAGATGTTGTTCGTCTAAGAGGCTCAGTTATGATTGATCACACGTTGGCAAAAAGAGGATCTGAACGTCTATGGCAACAACTCAATCAAGAAGACTATATTAATGCATTAGGTGCTTTGACAGGTAATCAAGCGGTGCAACAGGTTAAAGCCGGCTTGCAGGCCATCTATCTCAGTGGTTGGCAAGTGGCGGCGGATGCCAATCTCTCCGGCCAAATGTACCCTGATCAGAGTCTTTATCCAGCTAACAGTGTACCGTCCGTCGTCAAACGCATCAATCAAGCCTTACAACGGGCGGACGAAGTTGAGGCTGCGGAAGACCAGATGACCCGAGACTGGTTTGCTCCAATTGTTGCTGACGCCGAAGCAGGTTTTGGCGGCAAACTGAACGTCTATGAGCTAATGAAAGCGATGATTGAAGCAGGCGCAAGCGGGGTTCACTTTGAGGATCAATTGGCTTCTGAGAAAAAGTGCGGCCATATGGGCGGAAAAGTGTTAGTCCCAACGAAGCAAGCGGTAGAAAATCTGATTGCAGCCCGACTCGCCAGTGATGTTTTGAATGTTCCGACCATTTTAGTGGCGCGGACGGACGCGAACGCGGCACGTATGATCACAAGCGACATCGATCCTTACGACCATGAATTTATGACCGGTGAACGTTCCAACGAAGGTTTCTATTACAGTAAAGCAGGCATCGAGCAGGCGATTGCCCGCGGTTTGGCCTATGCCCCATTCGCTGATCTAATTTGGTGTGAGACATCTGAGCCTAATCTCGAAGAAGCTCAGAAATTTGCGGATGCCATCCATCAAAAGTATCCTGGAAAGCTGCTAGCCTATAATTGTTCACCTTCATTTAACTGGAAGCAGAAATTAAATGATCAAACCATAGCTGAGTTCCAAAAGGCATTAGGTGAGATGGGCTATAAATTCCAATTTATCACACTTGCCGGTTTCCATGCCTTAAATCACAGTATGTTTGATTTGGCGAGAAAATATAAAAAGACCGGCATGACTGCTTACGCTGAACTGCAACAGGCTGAGTTTGCGAGTGAAGCGCATGGGTACACAGCCACAAAGCATCAGCGCGAAGTCGGTGCCGGTTACTTTGACGAGATATCTGAAATTATATCACAAGGAGAAAGTTCAACCAAGGCTTTGGTCGGTTCAACGGAAATTGAGCAGTTCTAA
- the aceB gene encoding malate synthase A, with translation MLEETKPNHVSVTTRVEYGDEILTPEALTFIQTLHERFEGRRKELLKARETRQQPIDNGHLPDFLPETKAIRDGDWTIGDIPHDLKDRRVEITGPASDPKMVINALNSGAKVFMADFEDAMSPHFDNAVQGQINLKQANQKTLNLTGANGKAYTLNDNTAVLLVRPRGWHLEEHHCLVGGEVVSGSLFDFGLYVFHNVRQLLNQNTAPYFYLPKLESYMEAELWDDVFTLAEDYFNLQRGTFKATVLIETLFAAFQADEILYALKDHIVGLNCGRWDYIFSYLKAFHQQKDFLLPDRSQITMTVPFMRAYSLYVIKVCHRRHASAIGGMAAQIPVKNDPETHQAAIQKVIQDKTREVQDGHDGSWVAHPGLVQPVKDVFDQNMPEPNQIERQREDIHVTADDMIEIPEGIITEAGLRTNISVGIQYIEHWLHGQGAVPINHLMEDAATAEISRGQIWQWVHHPDACLPDGTEITQDLIRQLTDEEMKKIEQNIGDERYQNGRLTEARQLFEQLIETETFINFLTLPGYHYLKNEE, from the coding sequence ATGTTGGAAGAAACAAAACCAAATCATGTATCGGTAACAACACGGGTAGAATATGGCGATGAGATTTTGACACCTGAGGCCTTGACCTTTATTCAGACCCTACATGAGCGTTTTGAAGGACGTCGTAAAGAGCTGTTGAAAGCTCGAGAAACACGGCAGCAGCCAATCGATAACGGACACTTACCGGATTTTTTACCAGAAACAAAAGCAATTCGAGATGGAGACTGGACAATCGGAGACATTCCCCATGACCTTAAGGACCGACGTGTGGAAATTACCGGACCGGCTTCCGATCCGAAAATGGTCATCAATGCATTAAATTCAGGTGCCAAGGTGTTCATGGCTGATTTCGAAGATGCGATGTCACCTCATTTTGACAATGCCGTACAAGGACAGATCAATCTCAAACAAGCCAATCAAAAAACGCTTAACCTAACAGGGGCCAATGGAAAAGCATACACATTAAATGATAATACCGCCGTTTTACTCGTTCGCCCGCGCGGCTGGCATCTTGAAGAACACCATTGTCTCGTAGGTGGTGAAGTTGTCTCAGGCTCACTATTTGATTTCGGATTGTATGTGTTTCACAATGTCCGCCAGCTATTAAACCAGAATACCGCACCCTACTTTTATTTGCCTAAGCTAGAAAGTTATATGGAAGCCGAGCTATGGGATGATGTGTTCACATTGGCTGAAGATTACTTCAATTTACAGAGAGGTACGTTTAAGGCTACGGTCCTCATTGAAACGCTTTTTGCTGCCTTCCAGGCGGACGAAATCCTTTATGCTTTAAAGGACCATATTGTCGGTTTAAATTGCGGACGTTGGGATTATATTTTCAGTTATCTTAAAGCTTTTCATCAGCAAAAGGATTTTTTACTTCCAGATCGTTCGCAAATCACCATGACCGTCCCTTTTATGCGTGCTTATTCTCTATACGTCATCAAGGTCTGCCATAGAAGACATGCATCAGCGATTGGCGGAATGGCAGCACAAATACCCGTTAAAAACGACCCTGAAACCCATCAAGCGGCTATCCAAAAAGTTATCCAAGATAAAACACGCGAAGTCCAAGATGGCCATGACGGCTCATGGGTCGCTCATCCGGGATTAGTTCAGCCGGTGAAAGATGTTTTTGATCAAAACATGCCGGAACCCAATCAAATTGAGCGCCAGCGCGAGGATATCCATGTGACGGCCGATGATATGATTGAAATCCCTGAGGGCATCATTACAGAAGCAGGCCTTAGAACAAACATCAGTGTCGGTATTCAGTATATTGAGCATTGGCTACACGGTCAGGGCGCCGTTCCCATCAACCATCTTATGGAGGATGCGGCCACCGCTGAAATCTCTAGAGGACAGATTTGGCAATGGGTGCATCATCCCGATGCTTGTCTACCAGATGGAACTGAAATCACCCAGGATTTAATCAGACAGCTAACTGACGAAGAAATGAAGAAAATTGAGCAAAACATCGGTGACGAACGCTATCAGAATGGCCGGTTGACTGAAGCCCGACAACTTTTTGAACAGCTAATTGAAACCGAGACGTTTATCAATTTTCTAACTTTACCTGGTTATCATTATTTAAAAAATGAGGAGTGA
- a CDS encoding patatin-like phospholipase family protein encodes MVVWIDGVFSGGGVKAFAFVGALEVTEKAGFRFARLAGTSAGSIIAALLAAGYDSDDIKQHMEDLQPKLFMDNKTSFFRFPFFKWLTLYWRMGLYKGDVFESWVRDLLKQKGIESFSDLPPDTLKIVVSDLTRGKMVVIPDDLVDYGIDPLKFSVARAIRISCSLPFFFEPVTLYNQQAEKCVLVDGGVLSNFPVWIFDEQKDLPLRPFLGLQLSSKQQYFKSRKIKNAVDLFHGLFETMKEAHDTKYISKYAASNIIFLPVDQYETADFKLTKEDQEQLMDIGRERAKQFFKRWTY; translated from the coding sequence ATGGTCGTGTGGATTGATGGGGTATTTTCCGGCGGCGGGGTTAAAGCCTTTGCATTTGTCGGTGCATTGGAAGTCACTGAAAAGGCTGGTTTTCGTTTTGCGCGATTGGCCGGTACGAGTGCAGGTTCTATCATTGCAGCTTTACTTGCTGCAGGCTATGACAGCGATGATATTAAGCAACATATGGAAGATTTGCAGCCAAAATTATTTATGGACAACAAAACATCATTTTTTCGTTTCCCATTTTTTAAATGGTTAACATTGTACTGGCGCATGGGATTATATAAAGGCGATGTTTTTGAAAGCTGGGTCCGCGATTTATTGAAACAGAAAGGGATTGAATCGTTTTCCGATTTACCTCCTGATACATTAAAAATCGTTGTTTCTGATCTTACAAGAGGAAAAATGGTCGTTATTCCAGATGATTTAGTTGACTATGGTATTGATCCATTGAAATTTTCAGTAGCTAGAGCGATTCGAATTAGTTGTAGTTTACCATTCTTCTTTGAACCAGTTACTCTCTATAATCAGCAAGCGGAGAAATGTGTGCTTGTGGATGGCGGGGTGTTAAGCAACTTTCCAGTTTGGATCTTTGATGAACAAAAGGATTTGCCGCTTCGGCCATTTTTAGGCCTCCAACTGAGTTCAAAACAACAATACTTCAAGTCGAGAAAAATTAAGAATGCCGTTGATTTGTTTCACGGTTTATTTGAAACAATGAAGGAGGCCCATGACACCAAATATATTTCTAAGTATGCTGCATCGAACATTATTTTTCTGCCAGTTGATCAATATGAGACCGCTGATTTTAAATTAACGAAAGAGGATCAAGAACAGTTGATGGATATTGGTCGGGAACGCGCTAAACAATTTTTTAAAAGATGGACGTATTAA
- a CDS encoding SA1362 family protein yields MRRPWTKTIVYTLMVLGLLGLVSTLITQPGTIARQLMIAAIFIGAGYLIYRFMSSKRRDQHTSGYRRAVKQTKQRQKREKSARPTPSHLKVIQSNATRHRQPMNQFNSRESHHLTVIDGKKKKRRKRMFF; encoded by the coding sequence TTGAGACGACCTTGGACGAAAACGATCGTTTATACGCTTATGGTTCTTGGACTTTTAGGATTGGTTTCGACACTTATAACCCAACCAGGGACAATTGCAAGACAACTAATGATAGCTGCCATCTTTATTGGAGCTGGCTACCTCATCTATCGATTCATGTCGTCGAAACGACGTGATCAGCATACAAGCGGCTACCGTCGGGCAGTGAAACAAACAAAACAAAGACAAAAGCGAGAAAAATCAGCTCGACCAACCCCTTCCCATTTAAAAGTGATTCAAAGTAATGCCACGAGACACCGTCAACCGATGAATCAGTTTAACAGTCGCGAGTCTCATCATTTGACAGTGATTGATGGCAAAAAGAAAAAACGTCGCAAACGGATGTTTTTCTAG